Within the Verrucomicrobiota bacterium genome, the region CATCGCCAGTCATAACAACGCGTCCACCATACGCGGCGTCGTGCGCACTGTGTTCGACGGCCTTGGGCAGTACTTTCCTCAGTTCACGTCGGTGGTGGTCCACGTCGATGCAGGTTCGACGGACAATACGCGCCAAGAAGTACTGGCAGCACGCGCCGGGGAGGAGCACCTGCTGACTTTCGGCGAAGGCGCCAGTCTGCGGCTAATCCTCGACGTGGCCGCCCGGCTGGGCGCCCGAGCGTGCGCCATCGTGAATCCCGATGTGCGCTCGATCTCACCGGCATGGGTGGACAGCCTGGTGCGGCCAGTTCTCTTCGCCCATATCGATCTCGTCGCTCCGGAGTACCACCGCCACAAGTTCGACGGCGCGATCACTCACCAGCTTGTCTATCCGATGACACGCATGTTGTATGGCTCAACGCTCCGTCCGCAGGTGGGCGGCGAGTTTGCGATGTCCAGACGACTGATTGAGCGGCTGTTGAGCCGTCCCGACTGGGAGGAGCATGTTCCCGAGTACGGACCCGATATCTGGATCGCCACCATTGCGCTCGCTGAGAAGTTCGCGGTTTGTCAGAGTTTCCTGGGCCAAAGGGCGCACGATGCGCAAGGGCGCCGCAACGATCTAGTAGGAACTCTGCGGCGCGTGACGGGGAGTTTGTTCACGATGATGCTGGAGTGGGAGCGCATCTGGCAGTGCCGTTCGGGGCCGCGGGCGGCTCCTCATTTCGGATGCCCCATGGAAATGAGCGTAGAGCCACGGCCGGTCGACGTGGAACCAATGATCGCGGCCTTCCGCCAAGGCGCACGGGATCTGGAGGATGTTTGGCGGATCGCGCTCTCACGCACGACTCTTGGCGCAGTCCGAAAGACAGTGAACTCGAATCCGTTCGAGTTTCGCGACGATTTGTGGGTGCGAGTGATTTTCGATTTGGCATGCGCGTTCAAGGATCACCCCTGGCGACGGGAGCACGTGACTTCGTCACTCGCACCGCTCTACATGGGACGTCTGGCGTCGTTCCTTCGTGAGATCGAGGCGATGCCGGCCGAAGAAGT harbors:
- a CDS encoding glycosyl transferase family 2, whose translation is MVGIASHNNASTIRGVVRTVFDGLGQYFPQFTSVVVHVDAGSTDNTRQEVLAARAGEEHLLTFGEGASLRLILDVAARLGARACAIVNPDVRSISPAWVDSLVRPVLFAHIDLVAPEYHRHKFDGAITHQLVYPMTRMLYGSTLRPQVGGEFAMSRRLIERLLSRPDWEEHVPEYGPDIWIATIALAEKFAVCQSFLGQRAHDAQGRRNDLVGTLRRVTGSLFTMMLEWERIWQCRSGPRAAPHFGCPMEMSVEPRPVDVEPMIAAFRQGARDLEDVWRIALSRTTLGAVRKTVNSNPFEFRDDLWVRVIFDLACAFKDHPWRREHVTSSLAPLYMGRLASFLREIEAMPAEEV